The Helicobacter jaachi DNA window TTTGCCTAGCGGAAGCGCACTAGCCACTATTGGGCTTGCAAGTAATAGGCGATTTAAAAAGCAAGATGGCTCGCCGGGCGAAGAAGTGTGCTTTGTCGATGTGAAGCTCTTTGGTCGGAGTGCGGAAGTGGCAAATCAATATTTGCGTAAAGGCAGCAAGATACTTATTGAAGGGCGATTGACCTTTGAGACTTGGAATGATCAAAGCGGAGCAAAACGCAGTAAGCATACTATTACAGCTGAAAGTATGCAAATGCTAGATTCTAAACCTGCGCAAGGTGATGATGGCTATAATGCCAGCTATGCTGCCCAGCCCTCATATAGCCAGCCACACAATGCGCACAATAATAGCGCAGAGAGGACAGGTGGCTATTCTCAAAATATCCCAGAAATCGATGTAAATAACGAGGACATACCTTTCTAATACTACTTAAAACACAAAGGAGACACTATGGAGAAGAAAAAATATTCAAAGCGATACTGCCGCTACACAGAGGCAAAGTTAGAGTTTATCGACTACAAAGATGTGGAAATGCTTAAATTTTCACTTTCAGAGCGATATAAGATTATGCCAAGACGACTTACGGGCAATACAAAGCGTTGGCAGGAGCGCGTGGAGGTTGCCATTAAGCGCGCAAGACATATGGCACTTATTCCTTATATCGTGGATAGAAAAAGGGTGGTTGAAAATCCTTTTAAAATCTAGCCCAACTTTGCGGCGTTGCTTAAGCGCACTTGTGTTATAATCGCTCGTTTTTAGGTGCAAGCAAACGAGGGGCAAGTGGCAGGAAATGGAAATAAGTAAGGAGCAGATATGAGCAGAGTAGCGATAGATAAGCAGGCGGTAGCAGAGTTTTTTAGATTCTGTGATGATAATGATGTGGAGTTTATCGATTTTAGATTTACCGACATTAAGGGCGTGTGGCATCATGTGAGCTTCTCACGCAGCGCTATTAGCGAGGAGAGCTTTGAGGGCATACCCTTTGATGGTAGCTCAATCCCCGCGTGGCAGCCTGTTGATAAATCTGATATGGTGCTTATCCCCGAGCCGGTGCGCTATTTTATCGACCCATTTACTGCTGATACCACTGTTGTGGTGTTTTGTGATATTTGGGATATTTATAAAAATGAGCCTTATGAGAAATGTCCGCGCAGCATTGTAAAACGCGCAACCAAGTATTTGCAAGAAAGTGGCATAGGCGATGTGGCGTATTATGGACCTGAAAATGAGTTTTTCATCTTTGATTCTATAAAGATTAAGGATTCTGTAAATTGCCAGTATTATGAGATAGATTCTGAAGAGGGCGAGTGGAATCGCGATAGAGAGTTTGAAGGCGGCGTGAATATGGGACATCGCCCCGGCACTAAGGGCGGATATTTCCCTGTGCCGCCCGTAGATTCTATGATGGATTTGCGCGCGGAGATTGTTAAAGTGCTTAATCAAGTCGGCTTAGAAACTTTTGTGTTACATCATGAAGTGGCGCAAGGGCAATGCGAAATTGGTGTGAAGTTTGGCAATATGCTCGAAGCGGCGGACAATGTGCAGAAATTTAAGTATGTCGTACGCATGGTGGCACATCTCAATGGTAAGACTGCCACATTTATGCCAAAGCCGCTCTATGGCGACAATGGCAGCGGTATGCATGTGCATATTAGCATTTGGAAAGAGAGTAAAAATCTATTTGCAGGCGAGGCATATCAGGGCTTAAGCCAAATGGCATTGCATTTCTTGGGCGGTGTGCTAAAGCATGCGCGCGCGTTAGCAGCCTTTACAAATCCTAGCACGAATTCTTACAAGCGGCTTATTCCGGGCTTTGAAGCTCCTAGCATTCTTACTTATTCTGCGCAAAACCGCTCTGCTAGCATTAGAATCCCATACAACAGCGGTGAAAAGGCAAAGCGCATGGAGTTTAGATTTCCAGACAGCTCGAGCAATCCCTATCTTGCATTTGCTGCTATGCTTATGGCGGGACTTGATGGCATTATTCATAAAATTGAGCCAGGTGAGCCAATGGAGGTTAATCTCTTTGAGTTAACATTAGATGAAATTCGAGAAAAAGGCATTAAGCAGCTGCCTCATACTTTGCGCCACGCCATTGAGGAAATGCTCCTTGATAAAGCCTATCTTAAAGAAGGCGGTGTATTTAGTGAGGAGTTTATCCAAACTTATAAAGCGTATAAATTTGAAACAGAGATTTGGCCATGGGAAGCCCGCCCGCACCCCTTTGAGTTTCTTACTACTTATAGTTGCTAGATTCTATAAAATAGAATCTAGCGCCGCTACTTAGTTTTTAAAGTATTTTTGTGCTAGCGGGTATTTATCACAAAAGGCATTTAATGAAGTATGTGTGGATTTTAGTGGTAGTGTTTTTGAGTGCTTGCACAAGCATTAGCCAGCCTAGTGCAAATAAGTCTGCCTTGCCTAGCTTTAATCCCCATATCAATCCCTATCAAGACAGCGGCGAAGAATATATGCGGCATTTTGCTTATAGTGCAAATGAGTTTGTGGAGTTTTATCGTGCGCACTATTTGGTAACCTCATGGCAGGAGTGCTATAAAAATATGCCTCAATTGTTCTTAGATGAGGGCGAGCAGCCCATACTCATCGAGCTTGCAGATGGGAAAATCCCCACATCATTTCAAAAAAGATTTTATACGATATTTATCGGTGGTTCGGCATTTTCGCAAAACACTTATCCAAAGCCCGCTAATGCCATAGAAGTAGCAAAAGCGCTCAAAGCCAAATATGTGTTTTATGAGGCAAAATTGCTTGATACATATGGCACGATGAAAGGAAAACAGGTGCAGAGAAAGAAAGTTACAGCATTTTTTGGTGTGGCTGTGGCAAATGAGCAGCGCGCGCACCGAGTATTTGCGCAAAAATGCCCAATGCTATTAGAAGAAATACAAGCAGAGCGTGATGCCAAGCACAAAGTAGAAGTAAAGTAATAAATAACGCGCCTTATAACTTAAAGGCTTGACCGCGTGGCTTTTTGTTAAAAAAGCAATAGCGCGGAATTATAGAATCTGCAACCTTGATGGCTATTAAAGTTAGTTATTATAAGCATGCAATATAGAATCTAGATTCTATACGCGCTATATTTAATGGTCAAATAAGCCCTACAAGCTCCTTAGCCCTCTCGTAAGTGGCTTTAGCGATAGGGCGGATAGCATCTGCGCTTTTATCTAGCACAGATTTGATATAGCCCTGCTCATTTTGTAGTTTTTGATATGTCGCTTGAATGGGGCGCAAAGATTCTATGACCACTTCAGCAAGTGCAGTCTTTAAATGCCCATAGCCCTTGCCTACAAATTCATTTTCAATTTCAGCGCGGCTTTTATGCGTAAAAATCTCATAAATGCACAGCAGATTATACAGCCCCTCGCGCTTTTCGTCAAAAACAATGCCACTTTGAGAATCTGTAACAGCTTTTTTAAATTTGCGCGTAATCACATCGGGGTTATCAAGCAGGAAAATGGCGTGATTTTCGCCTTTGGCGGATTTGCTCATTTTGCTTTGCGGATTATCTAGTCCCATAACACGCGCACCGACTTTGGCAATCATAGGTTCAGGGATAATAAAGCATTGCCCATATTCGCGATTAAATCGCTCCGCCACATCGCGCGTTAATTCCAAATGCTGCTTTTGGTCCTCGCCCACAGGCACGCTATGGGTTTGATAGAGTAAGATATCTGCTGCCATAAGCGCGGGATAATTAAAAAGTCCAACATTAATATTTTTTGGATTTTTGCTTGATTTATCCTTAAACTGCGTCATACGACTCATATCGCCCATAGGGATATTACAATCTAGAATCCACGCAAGCGCGGCATGCTCATCGATTTGACTTTGGATAAAAAGATGAGATTTCTGCACATCAATGCCACATGCTAGCAAAATGCCCGCTAGCTCGTAAGTTTTCTGCTGCAGTTCTTTGGGATTTTGGCGCGTGGTGATGGCGTGAGAATTGACCACACAAAAGATATTTTCAAACTCATCTTGAGAATCTACCCAATGCCGCACAGCACCTAAATAATTACCAAGATGAATATTGCCTGTGGGTTGAATACCTGAAAACACACGCTTTTTATGCGCTAGATTCTGTGTTTTATGGCTTTCTTTGGGGGATTTAGTGGGAGATGGGTGGGGAGTTAGCATCGATTGCATGTAAAGCCTTTTTGTAAAATGTTTCTAATGATTTAAAAAGTGGTATTATATACTATTTCCACTTGTATTTGCGTATGTAAAGTGCTTTGAAAATGATACAAATGGTAAAATTTTTCTTTACAAATTGTGTAGAATCTGCCTCTTTTTTGTGAGGGCATTATTAAAATTGTTTCAAAATGACACGCATATAAGAATAGCTATGATAAAATTTAGCACAAATCCAAAACAAGGGAAGGAGATAACAAATGCTTGAGATACGATGGCACTCTCGCGCTGGGCAAGGTGCTGTAACTGGCGCAAAGGGCTTGGCTGATGTGATTGCGGGGACTGGCAAAGAAGTGCAGGCTTTTGCATTCTATGGCTCGGCAAAGCGAGGTGCTTCTATGACAGCTTATAATAGGATAGATTCTGAACCTATTTTAAATCATGAAAAATTTATGAATCCCGATTATATCTTGGTGATTGACCCGGGGCTTGTGTTTATTACAAATATTTGTCTTTATGATAAGCCCTCGACAAAATACATCATCACAACGCGTTTAAGCAAAGAGGAGCTTATCGCTAAAAAGCCCGAGCTAGCTGGTAAAGAGATTTATACGCTTGATTGTATTCAAATTTCAATTGACGCGCTGGGCAAGTCTATCCCTAATGCTCCAATGCTTGGGGCATTGATGAAAGTTTCTGGCATGCTTGAAATTGATTTCTTTTTAGAATCTTTCTCAAAAGTGCTTGGTAAAAAACTTCCTCAAAAAGTCATTGACGCCAATAAAGTGGCTATTAAGCGCGCTTATGATGAAGTTAAATAACTCAAAGTGTAAGGAGAGATGCGATGGATAAGTTAAAAGATTGGGACGAATTTGAAATTGGCTCTGTGCTTTTCCCCTTTAAAAAAGGCGTAGATGGCGCAATGGAGCTTTATAAATATGAGCGCACTTATAGCGGCGATAGCTCATTTACTGATAGCGTCGCACACTGGCGTGTGGAAAAGCCTGTGCATAATAGCGATATTTGCATTAATTGCTTTAACTGCTGGGTGTATTGCCCTGATACGGCAATTCTTACCGCAAACGATAAGCTAGCGGGCGTAGATTATGTCCATTGTAAGGGCTGTGGCGTATGCGTAGATGTGTGCCCCACTAATCCTAAGTCATTGCTTATGTTTGATGACTATAAGCCTAATGAGGAAGCGCTTAAAGAATGGCCTGCAAAGCAGCCTAAAAAGCCAAAAGATGAAGCATAGGAGGAGTGGTGAATGGCTAAGCAAATGGAATTAAGAGATATTGAAGTATGGGATGGGAATATGGCAGCCTCTCAAGCTTTGCGTCAAGCGCAAATTGATGTTGTAGCAGCCTATCCTATCACGCCCTCAACGCCTATTGTGCAGAATTATGGGAGTTTTGTGAGCAATGGCTACATTGATGGCGAATTTGTTATGGTAGAATCTGAGCATGCCGCTATGAGCGCGTGTGTGGGTGCCGCAGCAGCAGGCGGCAGAGTGGCTACTGCTACTAGCTCTCAAGGTTTTGCGCTTATGGTGGAGGTGCTTTATCAAGCCTCTGGTATGCGTTTGCCTATTGTGCTAAATCTTGTAAATCGCGCTCTAGCAGCCCCGCTTAATGTAAATGGCGACCATTCAGATATGTATCTTAGTCGCGATACAGGCTGGGTAAATCTCTGCACTTATAATCCACAGGAGGCGTATGATTTTAATCTTATGGCGTTTAAGATTGCTGAAGATATGCGCGTGAGGGTGCCTGTAATTGTCAATCAAGATGGCTTTATTTGCTCACACACAGCGCAATCTGTCCGCCCATTTAGCGATGAGGAGGCTTATAAATTCATAGGCGATTATATTCCGCACAATCCTATGCTTAATTTTTCTAATCCTATCACCTATGGTGCGCAAACAGAGGAGGATTGGCACTTTGAGCATAAAGCACAGCTGCATAAGGGCATTATGGATTCTCATTTGGTGATTGAGGAGGTTTTTTTGGCATTTGAGAATCTAACTGGGCGCAAATATAATCTTGTAGAGACTTATATGCTTGATGACGCAGAGGTGGCTATTGTGGCACTTGGCACAAGTGTAGAATCTGCTCGCGTAGCCGCACAAAAAATACGCAAGGAGAAAGGCATTAAAGCAGGTGTATTATCTATCCGCTCACTGCGTCCTTTTCCATTTAAACAAGTGGGCGAGGCTATGCTAGGGCTTAAAGCGGTGGCTTGCCTTGATAGGAGTTTGCCCGCTGGCACGCTTGGTATGCTTTTTAATGAATTTTCAGCAGCGGCACTATCTGCAGGCGCACACCCTATTATGTCAAATTATATTTATGGGCTTGGTGGGCGCGATTTGACACAGGCACATTTAGAAAATATCTTTATCGAATTAGATGCTAATGCTAAGGCTGGCAAGCTCACACACCCGCTCCAACAAATGCTGGGACTTCGCGGACCCAAAATGAGTTTTTTATAACATAAAGTTTTTATAAGGAGGATTGCGATGGTAAAAGAAGTTAAAAATCTTAAAGAATTTCAAAAATCAGCAAAAAAATTTGAGGGTGCGCATTTGCTTTGTCCGGGCTGCGCGCATGGTATGATTGTGCGTGAGGTGCTTAATGCAGTTGATGGACCCATCATTTTGGGGAATTCTACAGGTTGCCTTGAGGTTTCAAGTGCTGTGTATCCACATACAAGCTGGGACGTGCCGTGGATTCACATAGGGTTTGAGAATGGTTCTACCGCAGTGGCTGGAGCAGAGGCGATGTATAAGGCTTTGGCGCGTAAGGGCAAATATACAGGAGAGAAGCCCAAATTTGTAGCCTTTGGCGGTGATGGCGCAACTTATGATATAGGCTTTCAATGGATTAGCGGCTGCTTTGAGCGCGGACATGATATGACTTATATTTGTCTTGATAATGAGGTATATGCTAATACTGGAGGGCAGAGAAGTGGCTCTACACCGCTAGGCTCAAGCACTTCTACAACACCCGCTGGAAGCGTGAGCTTTGGAAAAAAGGAGCGCAAAAAGGATTTGCTTTTCATTATGGCAGCACATGGCGCGCCTTATGTTGCGCAAGTAGCGCCAAATAAATGGAAAGATATGAATAAAAAAATTAAGCGTGCCATTGATACAGAGGGTCCTACATTTATTAATGCCATGAGTGCTTGCACGACGGAGTGGCGCTTTGAATCTAATAAAACCGTTGAAATAAGCGATTTGGCTGTAGATTCTCTAGTGTTTCCATTATTTGAAATTATTGATGGCGTGGAGATTCATATCACTTATCGTCCGCGTAATGTTATCCCTGTGCGTGATTATTTGGGCGCACAAGGGCGATTTAAGCATCTTTTTAAACCCGAAAATGAGCATATTATTGAGCAGTTTCAAAAAGATGTAGATAAGCGTTGGGAGTATTTACAACGCAGAGAAGAAGCCAATCCACAATAAGCCTCAATCCGCTTGAAATGCGGATTGATAGCCATTAATCAAAAGTTTATCCAATTTTCAATACAATAGCCGATTTATTTTCCACACATTTTACACGAGGACTGAAACAATGCCAGAAAAATCCGAAAAAACAAGCAAAAAATCAAAAGAAGTCAATGCCGAGCTAGAGAGCCTTTTTAAAGAAGAATATAGCGATTATGTAACCTATGAAAAAATAGCCCAAACTATGCTCAAAGCCCCCACTGCAGCGCAGGTAAAAAAAATTAGAGAATTAGCTAAAAAATATAAAAAGCAGCTGCTTAGTTCATCTGAAGTGGCAAAAATGCTTAATACCCAAGAGCAAATCAAGCGTCAAGCGGATAAGAAAAAAATGCTCAACGAAGAGCTAGAAGATGAATTTGACTTTATGAAGGATAAAGAGCTGCTTGAATGGAGCAGGAGTGATAGCCCTGTGCGTATGTATTTGCGCGAGATGGGGCAGATTCCGCTTTTGACTAAAGATGAGGAGATTACGCTTAGTAAAAAAATTGAATTAGGGGAGAATACTATCCTTGATGCGATTTGTTCTGTGCCGTATTTGATTGATTTTATTTATGATTATAAAGATGCGCTTATTAATCGTGAGCGCCGCGTGAAAGAGCTTTTTAAAAGCTTTGATGATGAGGAAGATGCCGAGGAGGAGGAAGAGGACTTTGATATCCTTGAAGATGAGGAGGGCGCGCAAAAACAAAATTCTAAAAAAGACCAAAAGCGCGTAGAGAAAGTCATAGAAAGCTTTAAAGCACTTGATAAGGCTAAAAAAGAATGGCTCAAAGTGCTTGAAAGTCCATTGCCAGAGGGGGAAGATGAGCTCACTCACATCTTATTGCTTTCACACAAAAAGCATACCTTAAAAATGCGGCTATTAGATTTAGGACCCACGAGCAAGCTTATTAGCGAGCTTGTGAAAGCTATGGAAAATACCCTAAAAAGTGGCGATGGCTTTGAGCGTGAATTAAAGCGCTTAGAGTATAAGTTGCCACTTTTTAATGATGCTTTGGTTGAAAATCATCAAAAGATTTTAGCCAATATCACGCAAATGAGTCGCGATGAAATTGCTGCTATGGTACCAGAAACGACGATGGTAAGCGTGTATGTGGAGCTTAAGAAAC harbors:
- a CDS encoding single-stranded DNA-binding protein; protein product: MYNKVIIIGNLTRDVELRYLPSGSALATIGLASNRRFKKQDGSPGEEVCFVDVKLFGRSAEVANQYLRKGSKILIEGRLTFETWNDQSGAKRSKHTITAESMQMLDSKPAQGDDGYNASYAAQPSYSQPHNAHNNSAERTGGYSQNIPEIDVNNEDIPF
- the rpsR gene encoding 30S ribosomal protein S18; the protein is MEKKKYSKRYCRYTEAKLEFIDYKDVEMLKFSLSERYKIMPRRLTGNTKRWQERVEVAIKRARHMALIPYIVDRKRVVENPFKI
- the glnA gene encoding type I glutamate--ammonia ligase — protein: MSRVAIDKQAVAEFFRFCDDNDVEFIDFRFTDIKGVWHHVSFSRSAISEESFEGIPFDGSSIPAWQPVDKSDMVLIPEPVRYFIDPFTADTTVVVFCDIWDIYKNEPYEKCPRSIVKRATKYLQESGIGDVAYYGPENEFFIFDSIKIKDSVNCQYYEIDSEEGEWNRDREFEGGVNMGHRPGTKGGYFPVPPVDSMMDLRAEIVKVLNQVGLETFVLHHEVAQGQCEIGVKFGNMLEAADNVQKFKYVVRMVAHLNGKTATFMPKPLYGDNGSGMHVHISIWKESKNLFAGEAYQGLSQMALHFLGGVLKHARALAAFTNPSTNSYKRLIPGFEAPSILTYSAQNRSASIRIPYNSGEKAKRMEFRFPDSSSNPYLAFAAMLMAGLDGIIHKIEPGEPMEVNLFELTLDEIREKGIKQLPHTLRHAIEEMLLDKAYLKEGGVFSEEFIQTYKAYKFETEIWPWEARPHPFEFLTTYSC
- the trpS gene encoding tryptophan--tRNA ligase, with the protein product MQSMLTPHPSPTKSPKESHKTQNLAHKKRVFSGIQPTGNIHLGNYLGAVRHWVDSQDEFENIFCVVNSHAITTRQNPKELQQKTYELAGILLACGIDVQKSHLFIQSQIDEHAALAWILDCNIPMGDMSRMTQFKDKSSKNPKNINVGLFNYPALMAADILLYQTHSVPVGEDQKQHLELTRDVAERFNREYGQCFIIPEPMIAKVGARVMGLDNPQSKMSKSAKGENHAIFLLDNPDVITRKFKKAVTDSQSGIVFDEKREGLYNLLCIYEIFTHKSRAEIENEFVGKGYGHLKTALAEVVIESLRPIQATYQKLQNEQGYIKSVLDKSADAIRPIAKATYERAKELVGLI
- a CDS encoding pyruvate flavodoxin oxidoreductase subunit gamma: MLEIRWHSRAGQGAVTGAKGLADVIAGTGKEVQAFAFYGSAKRGASMTAYNRIDSEPILNHEKFMNPDYILVIDPGLVFITNICLYDKPSTKYIITTRLSKEELIAKKPELAGKEIYTLDCIQISIDALGKSIPNAPMLGALMKVSGMLEIDFFLESFSKVLGKKLPQKVIDANKVAIKRAYDEVK
- a CDS encoding 4Fe-4S dicluster domain-containing protein — translated: MDKLKDWDEFEIGSVLFPFKKGVDGAMELYKYERTYSGDSSFTDSVAHWRVEKPVHNSDICINCFNCWVYCPDTAILTANDKLAGVDYVHCKGCGVCVDVCPTNPKSLLMFDDYKPNEEALKEWPAKQPKKPKDEA
- a CDS encoding 2-oxoacid:ferredoxin oxidoreductase subunit alpha, with translation MAKQMELRDIEVWDGNMAASQALRQAQIDVVAAYPITPSTPIVQNYGSFVSNGYIDGEFVMVESEHAAMSACVGAAAAGGRVATATSSQGFALMVEVLYQASGMRLPIVLNLVNRALAAPLNVNGDHSDMYLSRDTGWVNLCTYNPQEAYDFNLMAFKIAEDMRVRVPVIVNQDGFICSHTAQSVRPFSDEEAYKFIGDYIPHNPMLNFSNPITYGAQTEEDWHFEHKAQLHKGIMDSHLVIEEVFLAFENLTGRKYNLVETYMLDDAEVAIVALGTSVESARVAAQKIRKEKGIKAGVLSIRSLRPFPFKQVGEAMLGLKAVACLDRSLPAGTLGMLFNEFSAAALSAGAHPIMSNYIYGLGGRDLTQAHLENIFIELDANAKAGKLTHPLQQMLGLRGPKMSFL
- a CDS encoding thiamine pyrophosphate-dependent enzyme, giving the protein MVKEVKNLKEFQKSAKKFEGAHLLCPGCAHGMIVREVLNAVDGPIILGNSTGCLEVSSAVYPHTSWDVPWIHIGFENGSTAVAGAEAMYKALARKGKYTGEKPKFVAFGGDGATYDIGFQWISGCFERGHDMTYICLDNEVYANTGGQRSGSTPLGSSTSTTPAGSVSFGKKERKKDLLFIMAAHGAPYVAQVAPNKWKDMNKKIKRAIDTEGPTFINAMSACTTEWRFESNKTVEISDLAVDSLVFPLFEIIDGVEIHITYRPRNVIPVRDYLGAQGRFKHLFKPENEHIIEQFQKDVDKRWEYLQRREEANPQ
- the rpoD gene encoding RNA polymerase sigma factor RpoD — translated: MPEKSEKTSKKSKEVNAELESLFKEEYSDYVTYEKIAQTMLKAPTAAQVKKIRELAKKYKKQLLSSSEVAKMLNTQEQIKRQADKKKMLNEELEDEFDFMKDKELLEWSRSDSPVRMYLREMGQIPLLTKDEEITLSKKIELGENTILDAICSVPYLIDFIYDYKDALINRERRVKELFKSFDDEEDAEEEEEDFDILEDEEGAQKQNSKKDQKRVEKVIESFKALDKAKKEWLKVLESPLPEGEDELTHILLLSHKKHTLKMRLLDLGPTSKLISELVKAMENTLKSGDGFERELKRLEYKLPLFNDALVENHQKILANITQMSRDEIAAMVPETTMVSVYVELKKLFQTKEASEGGFNLEPEKLKEILEQIKRGKSISDKAKAKMAKSNLRLVVSIAKRYTNRGLPFLDLIQEGNIGLMKAVDKFEYKKGFKFSTYATWWIRQAISRAIADQARTIRIPIHMIETINRIHKIMRKHVQETGKEPDIDYIAKEVGLPIDKVKNVIKITKEPVSLDAPIGSDDDGKFGDFVEDKSSVGPMDYILKEDLKVQIDEVLEQLNDREKAVIRMRFGLLDDESDRTLEEIGKELNVTRERVRQIESSAIKKLKHPKVGRKLKNYIEE